In one Paramisgurnus dabryanus chromosome 21, PD_genome_1.1, whole genome shotgun sequence genomic region, the following are encoded:
- the tmem106c gene encoding transmembrane protein 106C, which produces MGASVCRYGRSLLSVLKLDRSRQKDTLMGGDDSLDGLDRQEDIAQFPYVEFTGRDSITCPTCQGSGRIPSGQVNELVALIPYSDQRLQPRRTKCYVVLSVILCLLASALVAFFLFPRPVLVVDDGIRSVTVHFDRNNSKVLINMTSSLNFTNSNFFTVWVDSVSCQVLYMKTVIGSQQLDNIIHIQPLGQRQVNFTVSMEIGGSLSYVYAFCTMASIKVHNIVVFMQTSVKTSYMVRATQNTLEAYRYIDCGANSTIHQPSRIMWSKPHLR; this is translated from the exons ATGGGTGCGTCTGTGTGCCGCTATGGCCGCTCTCTGTTGTCCGTCCTAAAGCTCGACAGGTCCAGACAGAAGGACACACTGATGGGCGGTGATGACTCTCTGGATGGGCTGGACAGACAAGAGGACATCGCCCAGTTCCCATATGTGGAGTTCACAGGCCGAGACAGCATCACCTGTCCTACCTGTCAGGGGTCTGGACGAATACCATCAG GTCAAGTCAATGAGCTGGTTGCTCTCATTCCCTACAGCGATCAAAGGTTACAGCCTAGGAGAAC GAAGTGTTACGTGGTGCTGTCCGTAATTCTGTGTCTGTTGGCTTCGGCCTTGGTGGCTTTCTTCTTGTTTCCTCGTCCTGTGTTGGTCGTCGATGATGGCATTCGCTCCGTGACCGTGCACTTTGACCGAAACAACAGCAAAGTCCTGATCAACATGACG AGCTCGCTGAACTTCACAAATTCAAACTTCTTCACCGTTTGGGTGGACAGTGTCAGCTGTCAGGTGCTCTATATGAAGACTGTCATTGGATCTCAACAGCTGGACAATATCATTCACATTCAGCCTCTCGGTCAGAGACAG GTCAACTTCACAGTTAGCATGGAAATCGGTGGAAGTCTGTCCTATGTTTA CGCTTTTTGCACTATGGCAAGCATCAAGGTCCACAACATTGTGGTTTTCATGCA GACCTCAGTGAAAACCTCCTACATGGTGAGGGCGACACAGAACACACTTGAAGCTTACCGCTATATCGACTGTGGTGCAAACTCCACCATCCATCAGCCTTCGAGAATTATGTGGTCTAAACCTCACCTCCGTTGA
- the mdfic2 gene encoding myoD family inhibitor domain-containing protein 2, with product MSGVVVSGVRKLSTISEIDVDPAAESSGEIKWTESMTSFCSCGNPTEDSSTCTSFESSQPDAAEDCATVLLACLYCHFFEFIALLPDACERAFHRCFPSYMYYITSTEQNKSKDCCNWNLDCDCSVMNSCHETSELLELAMEISEVCYR from the exons ATGAGTGGAGTTGTGGTGAGCGGTGTGAGAAAACTGAGCACCATCTCAGAGATTGATGTTGATCCTGCTGCTGAATCTTCAGGAGAGATTAAATGGACCGAATCCATGACTTCATTCTGCTCCTGTGGAAATCCCACTGAAGACAGCAGCACATGTACTTCATTTGAGTCCAGTCAACCTGACGCTGCAG AGGATTGTGCCACCGTCCTCCTGGCCTGCCTTTACTGCCACTTCTTTGAATTCATAGCCCTGCTGCCCGATGCCTGTGAGAGAGCCTTTCACCGCTGCTTTCCCTCCTACATGTATTACATCACCTCCACTGAGCAGAACAAATCCAAAGACTGCTGCAACTGGAACCTGGATTGCGACTGCAGTGTGATGAACTCTTGCCATGAGACCAGCGAGTTACTTGAGCTGGCTATGGAGATCTCAGAGGTCTGCTACCGCTAA
- the LOC135775900 gene encoding 2-epi-5-epi-valiolone synthase produces MSHNKEMCNTVSDHVTEFRLIHSDCTWSRCTTDCLDVEGQLSDAKLYESSTEHGVTWTVVSPIIFTYRIIQCERLLDASNDTLLFGHVSNPTEALKDDTKGVKRFIVIDEQVNDLYGSQVAAYFEARRVIYKILPLPMTEENKSMLLVSRILEEVHKFGIDRRTEPIIAIGGGVCLDIVGLAASLYRRRTPYVRVPTTLLAYIDASVGAKNGANFANCKNKLGSYVPPVATLLDRTFLLTLPRRHISNGLAEMLKMALMKHKGLFELLENEGQRLLDTSFQASDTTEKVHKDPASVSTRLAIESMLEELAPNLWEDELDRLVDFGHVISPELEMKTLPTLLHGEAVNIDMAFMIYVAHEKGFLTVEEKSRIIVCMKGLELPVWHTDCTLGLIQKSLNERLKHSAGRLRMPLPTGLGKARIFNDIEDSILCQAFKKWCDEQRAEY; encoded by the exons ATGTCCCACAATAAAGAAATGTGTAACACAGTCTCAGATCATGTGACAGAATTCAGATTAATCCATTCAGATTGTACATGGAGCAGATGCACTACGGACTGTTTAGATGTGGAAGGGCAGCTGTCAGATGCCAAACT TTATGAGTCTTCCACAGAACATGGAGTTACTTGGACAGTGGTCAGCCCTATCATCTTCACCTATCGAATCATTCAGTGCGAAAGGTTACTGGACGCAAGCAACGATACCTTACTGTTTGGTCACGTCTCCAAtcctacagaagcccttaaggACGACACTAAAGGAGTAAAACGATTCATCGTAATCGACGAACAAGTTAACGACCTTTACGGCTCGCAGGTTGCAGCGTACTTTGAAGCGAGACGAGTGATTTACAAGATCCTACCACTGCCTATGACTGAGGAGAACAAGTCTATGCTGCTGGTGAGCAGAATCTTGGAGGAGGTTCACAAGTTTGGTATCGATCGTCGTACGGAGCCCATCATTGCTATTGGTGGTGGGGTGTGTTTAGATATCGTGGGACTGGCAGCATCTCTGTATAGGAGACGTACTCCATATGTTCGTGTTCCCACTACTCTTTTGGCTTATATTGATGCCAGCGTGGGGGCAAAAAATGGAGCCAACTTTGCCAATTGTAAAAACAAGCTCGGGTCGTACGTCCCCCCTGTGGCGACGTTACTGGACAGAACTTTCCTGTTAACGCTACCACGCCGCCATATTTCTAATGGACTGGCCGAGATGTTAAAG ATGGCGCTGATGAAACACAAAGGACTGTTTGAACTTTTGGAGAACGAGGGCCAACGTTTGTTGGACACCAGTTTCCAAGCATCAGACACCACAGAAAAAGTGCATAAAGATCCAGCGAGCGTCTCTACTAGACTGGCCATAGAAAGCATGCTGGAGGAACTCGCTCCGAACCTGTGGGAAGATGAACTGGACAGACTGGTGGACTTTGGTCATGTCATCAGCCCGGAGCttgaaatg AAAACACTTCCCACACTGCTGCATGGTGAAGCTGTGAACATAGACATGGCCTTCATGATCTATGTGGCCCATGAAAAAGGATTTCTGACAGTAGAGGAGAAAAGTCGTATCATTGTCTGTATGAAGGGTCTAGAGCTCCCTGTATGGCATACAGACTGCACGCTGGGTTTAATCCAGAAATCTCTTAATGAACGATTGAAGCATTCTGCTGGACGTCTGAGGATGCCTTTACCTACGGGACTGGGCAAAGCAA GAATCTTCAATGATATCGAAGACAGCATATTGTGCCAAGCATTCAAAAAATGGTGCGATGAGCAGAGAGCTGAGTACTAA